Proteins co-encoded in one Papaver somniferum cultivar HN1 chromosome 5, ASM357369v1, whole genome shotgun sequence genomic window:
- the LOC113281383 gene encoding histone H2A.1-like: MEGTATANIVGNGGRKGGDRKKAVTKSAKAGLQFPVGRITRFLKNGRYSQRLGSGAPVYMAAVLEYLAAEVLELAGNAARDNKKSRVIPRHLCLAIRNDEELGKLLAGVTIASGGVLPNINAVLLPKKSGKAEAEKPKFAGKSVASKSPKK; encoded by the exons ATGGAAGGAACTGCAACTGCAAATATTGTTGGTAATGGAGGAAGAAAAGGCGGTGATAGAAAGAAAGCTGTAACAAAATCTGCTAAAGCCGGATTACAATTCCCAGTTGGAAGAATCACTCGTTTCTTGAAGAACGGTCGTTATTCTCAACGTCTTGGTTCTGGTGCTCCCGTTTACATGGCTGCTGTTCTTGAATATCTCGCTGCTGAG GTattggaattggctggaaatgctGCTAGAGACAAcaagaaatcaagagttatacCAAGACATTTATGTTTAGCAATAAGGAATGATGAAGAATTAGGGAAATTGCTTGCTGGTGTTACAATTGCTAGTGGCGGTGTTCTTCCCAACATTAACGCTGTATTGTTACCTAAGAAGAGCGGAAAAGCTGAGGCAGAGAAACCTAAATTTGCAGGAAAATCTGTTGCTTCTAAATCTCCAAAGAAGTAA
- the LOC113281382 gene encoding methyl-CpG-binding domain-containing protein 2-like, translating into MSTQMHPAKGKEVQESDVGCTSPNSSKMIGKEKEHHRDTTYDIRTFTVQCAACNKWRLIPTKEKYEEIRENISRDRFVCESAREWSPDISCDDPADIIQDGSKLWALDKPNIPQAPPDWKRLYRIRGEGSSRFADVYYLTPLGKRLRSMVEIQKYILEHPDAGLTTSQFSFLIPKPLKEDYVRKRPTTVMSSPGLSTLQPLEPTEVNPLAWAGPANDELRVSDRRGLSNSNGGGPVSESTPLPAKKRRTKSLARLAREDKPESKA; encoded by the exons ATGTCTACTCAGATGCATCCGGCGAAGGGGAAAGAAGTTCAAGAATCAGATGTTGGATGTACTTCACCAAACTCGAGCAAGATGATTGGGAAAGAAAAGGAGCATCATCGGGACACTACTTACGATATCAGAACGTTTACTGTCCAATGTGCAGCCTGCAATAAATGGAGGTTGATCCCAACCAAAGAGAAGTACGAAGAAATACGTGAAAACATCTCGCGTGATCGTTTTGTTTGTGAAAGTGCCAGAGAGTGGAGTCCCGATATAAGTTGTGATGATCCAGCTGATATCATCCAAGATGGGAGCAAACTTTGGGCACTTGATAAACCAAATATCCCTCAAGCTCCTCCTGATTGGAAGCGATTATATCGGATCAGAGGTGAAGGATCCTCCAGATTTGCAGATGT GTATTATCTTACTCCATTGGGAAAGAGGCTGCGCTCTATGGTGGAAATCCAGAA ATATATATTAGAACATCCAGATGCAGGACTGACTACGAGTCAATTTTCATTTCTAATTCCAAAACCTCTGAAAGAAGACTATGTTAGGAAGCGCCCTACAACTGTGATGTCTTCTCCTGGTTTGTCCACGTTACAACCACTTGAACCAACTGAAG TAAATCCCCTTGCATGGGCAGGACCAGCAAATGATGAGTTGCGAGTTTCAGATCGTAGAGGACTAAGCAACTCAAATGGTGGTGGTCCTGTATCCGAATCCACTCCTCTACCAGCAAAGAAACGAAGAACAAAATCGTTAGCCAGACTTGCacgtgaagataaacccgagtcCAAAGCATAA